The DNA segment GCGGCCGGGAAGTCAACCTGCGTTCGCTCCAGCCCCTGAGCCTCTATCCGGCCAACTCCATTTTCGTCGACGGCTACCTGACGACGTCGGGTCAGGCCGCCACCGACGCCCATCGGATGATCGAGGACCTGGGCTTCGAGATCGAAACCTCCGGGCAGGACGAACCGCTGGAGCAACAGAGCATCGCGTAACGGCCAGCCGACGTTCGCATAGTGGGAGAATTTGCCGTGGCACGAATTACCGTCGAAGATTGTCTGAACGAAGTCACCAACCGCTTCAAGCTGGTGATGCTCGGTTCCCAGCGAACCAAACAGCTCCTCAAAGGCGCCAAGCCCCTGGTGGATTCCGACAACCGCGAGATCGTCGTGGCCCTGCGGGAAATAGCCGCGGGAAAGGTCAGGGAAGCGGAACCTGAAACCACGGAGATCGAGTAAGCCGCAACTCCAGCCCTCGCCCGCCACGGGCGGGCTCACCATCATAACAACGTAGTCCAGCCCCACAAGAGGGCCCCCTCCGGTCCCAAGCCCGCAAATCAGCGCATTTGCACGCATCGTCGTTCTGGAGTCGGTGGCTTGGCGTCCGAGCATGGCGCGATACTCCACGGCACCCTGCCTGTGGCATTCAAGATGACTGAAAAGCCGTACAAGCAACCGGCCGCACCCACGGACCCGCGGCTTCGAGCCGGCGTCGAAGCCGAGAGGCAGATGGCGCACTACCTGCACCGCGGTTTCCATGACGATCCGGAGACCCACGTGTTGCACGGTCTGCGGGTCGAGGATCGCGAGCAGCCCGAGCAGGACGGCTCGCCCGGGGTGTGCCAGGTCGACCACTTGGTGGTGCATCGCTGGGGGATGTTCATCATCGAGAGCAAGTCGGTGTCTGAGGAGGTGCGAGTCCGGCCCGACGACACGGGCGGCGATGAGTGGAGCCGCGTGTACCAGGGCAGGGAGGCAGGGATGCCTTCCCCGATCCAACAGGCGCGGCGCCAGTCGGAGTTCCTGCGGACGTTGCTGGAACGGCACCGCGAGAAGTTGTTTGGGAAGCAGTCAATCGGATTGCGTACCATCGCCAGGCTCTTGACGGGAAAGGACCACGCCGGGTTCATGGATGCGCCGATTCAGCTCATCATCGCGGTATCGGACAGGGGGCGAATTGGCCGCCTCGATGGCTGGAAGGAACCCCAGGAGCCGTTCCCGGTGTTCGTCACCAAGGCCGATCTGGTCCCGGACAAGATCGCTCAGGAGCTGGAACGCCACCGCAAGGGTGCGACGTCGTTGGGCAAGTCACAGGGCGAGTACGGTTTGTGGGACATCGAGGAACAGGCAGCGAAGGCAGTAGCCGAGTTTCTTGCCGCTCGCCACGTGGAACGTTCCGCCGCCGCGCCAGCGCGGAAGGACCGAACCGCCTCAAACCAGAACCGTCCACCATCGCAAGGAACGGCCACGCGCCGCACGAGCACGACCGAACCGGTGTGCCGGCATTGCCGCTCAAAGGATCTCACCGCGACTTGGGGCAAGTTCGGATACTACTGGCGGTGCGGCGCGTGCGGCAAGAATACTTCGATGCCGAAGGTGTGCCCGCGATGCGGACCCGACGGACGGCAAGGCAACGAGATACGGGTTCGCAAGGCAGGGAAAACGTATTTCCGCGACTGCAAGGCGTGCGGCACATCCGAGGTGATTTGGACCG comes from the Deltaproteobacteria bacterium genome and includes:
- the rpoZ gene encoding DNA-directed RNA polymerase subunit omega, which produces MARITVEDCLNEVTNRFKLVMLGSQRTKQLLKGAKPLVDSDNREIVVALREIAAGKVREAEPETTEIE
- a CDS encoding nuclease-related domain-containing protein: MTEKPYKQPAAPTDPRLRAGVEAERQMAHYLHRGFHDDPETHVLHGLRVEDREQPEQDGSPGVCQVDHLVVHRWGMFIIESKSVSEEVRVRPDDTGGDEWSRVYQGREAGMPSPIQQARRQSEFLRTLLERHREKLFGKQSIGLRTIARLLTGKDHAGFMDAPIQLIIAVSDRGRIGRLDGWKEPQEPFPVFVTKADLVPDKIAQELERHRKGATSLGKSQGEYGLWDIEEQAAKAVAEFLAARHVERSAAAPARKDRTASNQNRPPSQGTATRRTSTTEPVCRHCRSKDLTATWGKFGYYWRCGACGKNTSMPKVCPRCGPDGRQGNEIRVRKAGKTYFRDCKACGTSEVIWT